The following are from one region of the Pseudorasbora parva isolate DD20220531a chromosome 12, ASM2467924v1, whole genome shotgun sequence genome:
- the gadd45ab gene encoding growth arrest and DNA-damage-inducible, alpha, b has translation MCNMTFEEPCGDNATERMDTVESALEEVLTAALPQGCITVGVYEAAKSLNVDPDNVVLCLLATDEEDVKDVALQIHFTLIQAFCCENDINILRVNNMRRLAEILEGVKPGGESMDLHCVLVTNPQSSTWKDPALSKLNRFCRDSRVLDQWVPVINLPER, from the exons ATGTGCAATATGACTTTTGAAGAACCGTGTGGAGACAACGCAACGGAAAG AATGGACACTGTTGAAAGTGCACTGGAAGAGGTCCTGACTGCTGCTTTACCTCAGGGATGCATCACTGTGGGAGTTTATGAGGCAGCGAAGTCACTTAATGT GGACCCAGACAACGTGGTCTTATGTCTGTTGGCCACAGATGAGGAGGATGTGAAAGATGTCGCGCTCCAGATTCACTTCACCTTGATTCAAGCGTTCTGCTGCGAGAACGACATCAATATCTTGCGAGTGAACAACATGAGACGTCTGGCAGAGATCCTGGAGGGTGTGAAACCGGGAGGAGAGTCGATGGACCTACACTGTGTATTAGTCACC AATCCACAGTCATCCACATGGAAGGATCCAGCCCTCAGCAAACTAAATCGGTTCTGCAGAGACAGCCGGGTTCTGGACCAGTGGGTGCCGGTTATCAATCTGCCCGAACGATGA